The genome window TTTTTATTTAATAATTCTGAACAAGATTTCCATCCAAATATAAATTAATAATTTATTTACCTACTGTATAGAAGTTATGGTTTCACTTAAGTTGCATGTAAATAGATGTAAAAGAGTGGATATTCGCTACCCGTAAGGGGAACTTTTGCGCATAATCGGTAGTCATAGTCATCAGTAAAATTGAATCTGATACCAACCAATATTATCTCAACGCATTGTGTTTATTCTAAAATTGTATTTACAATGAGTTGATAATTTATTCTTGAGAGAATCGACTAAATTATGAAAAGAAAAAACTTTTTTCTTACCGCGGTAGCAATGAGTTTAGGTTTATCTTTAGCGGCTATCCCTGCCGTAAGTAGCGCAGCATTACCTGCAACTTTACCTGCAACAGCACAAAGCCAGAACATGCCTAGCTTAGCTCCAATGCTTGAAAAAGTATTGCCTGCTGTAGTTAATATTCACGTGTCGGGTACGCGCGTACAAAACCAGCAAATTCCAGAAGAACTTAAATTCTTTTTTGGCCCAAATGTACCACAACAGCAACAAAGCGTACGTCCATTTGAAGGCTTAGGTTCGGGGGTCATTATTGATGCTCAGCAAGGTTATATTTTAACCAATAACCATGTTATTGATGGCGCTGACAAAATTCAAATTCAATTAAATGATGGCCGTGAAATTGCCGTTAACTTAATTGGTAAAGACCCGCAAACAGATATCGCGTTATTGAAAATCAGTAATGCAAAAGATATCAAAAACTTAACAGCTGTTAGTATTGCAGACTCCGACAAATTACGTGTGGGTGATTTTGCGGTTGCCGTCGGTAACCCATTTGGTTTAGGGCAAACAGCGACATCAGGCATTATCTCCGCATTAGGCCGTAGCGGTTTGAACCTTGAAGGTCTAGAAAACTTTATCCAGACCGATGCTTCCATTAACCGTGGTAACTCTGGTGGCGCACTCGTTAACCTAAACGGTGAATTAATCGGTATCAATACCGCAATCTTAGCACCTGGCGGCGGTAATATCGGTATCGGCTTCGCGATCCCAAGTAATATGGCTAAAAACCTTAGCGAGCAGTTAATTAAGCATGGTGAAGTAAAACGCGGGATCTTAGGTATCAAAGGTACTGAAATGAACTCCGATATCGCTAAAGCATTCAATATTGATGCACAGCGTGGCGCTTTCGTGAGCGAAGTTTTACCTAAATCATCCGCAGCTAAAGCAGGCATTAAATCCGGTGACGTTTTAGTCTCTGTTGATGGTAAACGTATTAATAGCTTTGCAGAGTTAAGAGCTAAAATCGGTACTAGCCAAATTGGTAAAGAAATTACTATTGGCTTGATTCGCTCAGGTAAACCAATGGAAGTCAAAGTGGTTCTCGAGAACGACGAAGGCTCTGCAACTAAAGCCGAAAAATTGAGTGAATCTTTATTAGGTGCAACGATTTCGAATGCAACGGTAAGCAACACCAAAGGTGTTCAAGTTGATAGCGTCGCGCCTAAATCACCGGCGGCTGCCATTGGCCTAGTAAAAGGCGATTTAATCTTTGGTGTCAATGACGCTCGTGTTGAGACGATTGAACAATTCCGTAAGATTATCGATGCTAAACCTCCGGTATTAGCCATGAAAGTATTGCGTGATGGTGAAACCTTATATTTACTGATGAGAAATTAATTCATCAAAAACCATCTGAAAACCAATAAAACAGGTACAGTATCACTCTGCTGTACCTGTTTTTTTATGTTATGCTCTGAACATGTTTAAGCAATAACTAAATATTCTATATCCTATGGTGAAGAAGCTAACTTTATCTGTCATGCTTGGCCTGTTGACTGCATTGATTATTATCGTTGCGGTTCCTTCTTTGCGCCCTCAAGGTTTAGCCGACTTATTATATGGTAAAACAAATAGTGAGCCCGTCAGTTATAATAAAGCGGTACGTCGTGCTGCACCTGCAGTGGTCTATGTTTATAGCAGTTCAAAAGGCAGTTTTTCTCAATCAGGACGTGAATTAAAATCCCTCGGTTCAGGTGTGATCATGAGCCAAAATGGCTACATCATCACGAATAAACATGTGGTTGATAACCCAGACCAAATTTTAGTGGCTTTACAAGATGGT of Providencia rettgeri contains these proteins:
- the degQ gene encoding Periplasmic pH-dependent serine endoprotease DegQ precursor, which gives rise to MKRKNFFLTAVAMSLGLSLAAIPAVSSAALPATLPATAQSQNMPSLAPMLEKVLPAVVNIHVSGTRVQNQQIPEELKFFFGPNVPQQQQSVRPFEGLGSGVIIDAQQGYILTNNHVIDGADKIQIQLNDGREIAVNLIGKDPQTDIALLKISNAKDIKNLTAVSIADSDKLRVGDFAVAVGNPFGLGQTATSGIISALGRSGLNLEGLENFIQTDASINRGNSGGALVNLNGELIGINTAILAPGGGNIGIGFAIPSNMAKNLSEQLIKHGEVKRGILGIKGTEMNSDIAKAFNIDAQRGAFVSEVLPKSSAAKAGIKSGDVLVSVDGKRINSFAELRAKIGTSQIGKEITIGLIRSGKPMEVKVVLENDEGSATKAEKLSESLLGATISNATVSNTKGVQVDSVAPKSPAAAIGLVKGDLIFGVNDARVETIEQFRKIIDAKPPVLAMKVLRDGETLYLLMRN